One part of the Xiphophorus maculatus strain JP 163 A chromosome 1, X_maculatus-5.0-male, whole genome shotgun sequence genome encodes these proteins:
- the LOC102230815 gene encoding host cell factor 1 isoform X1, which produces METLNETPAVLQPRWKRVLGWTGPVPRPRHGHRAVSIKELMVVFGGGNEGIVDELHVYNTATNQWFIPAVRGDIPPGCAAYGFVCDGTRLLVFGGMVEYGKYSNELYELQASRWEWKRLKAKPPKKGPPPCPRLGHSFSLIGSRCFLFGGLANDSEDPKNNIPRYLNDLYCLELRPGSTVVSWEIPPTSCPAPPPRESHTAVMASRGGVSRLIIYGGMNGCRLGDLWILDVDSLVWSQPALSGTPPLPRSLHSATVINHKMYVFGGWVPLIEDDVKMGTHEKEWKCTNNLACLNLETMCWETVLMDGDEENLPRARAGHCSVAINSRLYIWSGRDGYRKAWNNQVCCKDLWYLETECPVAPSRVQLVRANTSSLEVSWGPSKTADTYLLQLQRYDIPATPAAAAPATHAVPPPGSPSAAAILKMATAPGAAMATLSAGVRVSPPAQPGQTPISSSPQMSGMAALAAAAAVTQKIPPSSAAVLGAVKTVNNPATRLLKTAAAQVGGASVVPAPTAQSRPIITVHKSGSLMVSQQPQVVTTVVGGVTKTITIVNSPISLGGGGALIGNLGNLGKMVSVVQTRPVQSAVVTGQAGSSPVTQILQTKGVLPAGTILKLVSAADGKQTAIISTTQAGSNKPAIIKTIPLSALQGAAGGNSPITILSSKVGTPGTEKLINAVPRMSAGQQVTQVVLKGAPGVAGTILRTVPMSGIRLVSPAAAGTKLVVKGTTGVSSLGTGTGNVSAALLGGASLTTPTASLASQVATATASGPRQVTLITTPSGAEPQPLVQDLPVSFMASPTSEEPGSTTGTTTTTNAEGDAATAVTLVCSNPPCETHETGTTNTFTTAGAGGVQQVCSNPPCETHETGTTNTATTATAQQSGDGLHGDATDSAPSSDAAISQSAAVTTVTHATPTPGPSVPDLSSLVGAERAESSETLTMATGEEEEPAMTDGQSEGMMSSGVSELQVEMASSDGGLPQQLMSSEGDGGEEISRTMTFTLTTGQVPDQMAVALATEGAARTVGESGDQAIRIVLTPQELAALVQQQQEPEPEPSSVPTEGLAPADSLNDPTAESHASQPAAAAAAVISAVARLASTFSPAPLVTDTKTTAVAMTTETTNGIREPPPEPTSQMKSAPKENPWFDVGIMKVTNAVVTHYYVPYDDDDDAVEDDSGAAPDYSQMRRVELQPGTAYKFRVAGINICGRGAFSEVAAFKTCLPGFPGAPCAIKISKNLGGAQLTWEPPAVTAGSITEYSVYLAIQSSQAKPPGSGPAQLAFMRVYCGSNPCCLVQASTLANAHIDYTTKPAVIFRIAARNQKGYGPATQVRWLQETSKDSKPAPKRSGASQGM; this is translated from the exons ATGGAGACCCTCAATGAGACCCCCGCTGTGTTACAGCCCCGTTGGAAGCGGGTCCTAGGCTGGACCGGCCCGGTTCCGCGACCCCGGCACGGACACCGGGCCGTGTCCATCAAGGAGCTGATGGTTGTGTTCGGAGGGGGAAACGAGGGAATCGTGGACGAGCTCCACGTCTATAACACAG CCACCAACCAGTGGTTCATCCCGGCGGTGCGCGGCGACATCCCTCCTGGCTGCGCCGCCTACGGCTTCGTGTGCGACGGGACGCGGCTGCTGGTGTTCGGAGGGATGGTGGAGTACGGCAAGTACAGCAACGAGCTGTATGAGCTGCAG GCCAGCCGCTGGGAGTGGAAACGTCTGAAGGCCAAACCCCCGAAGAAAGGCCCGCCCCCCTGCCCGCGACTCGgacacagcttctctctgattGGCTCCCGCTGCTTCCTGTTCGGCGGCCTGGCCAATGACAGTGAGGATCCTAAGAACAACATTCCCAG GTACCTGAACGACCTGTACTGCCTGGAGCTGCGACCCGGTTCCACGGTGGTCAGCTGGGAGATCCCGCCCACTTCGTGCCCGGCGCCGCCGCCCAGGGAGAGTCACACAGCAGTGATGGCGAGCAGGGGCGGAGTCAGCCGACTCATCATCTATGGCGGGATGAACGGCTGCCGGCTGGGCGACCTGTGGATCCTGGACGTAG ACTCTCTGGTGTGGAGCCAACCAGCTCTCAGCGGGACGCCGCCCCTCCCCCGCAGCCTGCACTCTGCCACCGTCATCAACCACAA gatGTACGTGTTCGGAGGATGGGTCCCTCTCATCGAGGATGACGTCAAGATGGGGACCCATGAGAAGGAGTGGAAGTGCACCAACAACCTGGCCTGCCTCAACCTgg agacGATGTGCTGGGAGACGGTTCTGATGGACGGTGATGAGGAGAACCTTCCCAGAGCGCGGGCCGGCCACTGCAGCGTTGCCATCAACTCCCGCCTCTACATCTGGAGCGGCCGCGACGGATACCGCAAGGCCTGGAACAACCAGGTGTGCTGCAAGGACCTGTGGTACCTGGAGACAG AGTGTCCTGTGGCGCCGTCCCGGGTCCAGCTGGTCCGGGCCAACACCTCGTCCCTGGAGGTGAGCTGGGGTCCGTCCAAAACCGCCGACACctacctgctgcagctgcagaggtACGACATCCCCGCCACACCCGCTGCCGCAGCACCCGCCACCCATGCTGTCCCGCCGCCTGGAAGCCCGTCAGCTGCAG cgATCCTGAAGATGGCGACGGCGCCCGGTGCAGCCATGGCGACGCTTTCTGCAGGTGTTCGCGTGTCGCCGCCTGCCCAGCCCGGTCAGACG ccaatcagcagcagcccCCAGATGAGCGGCATGGCGGCcctggcggcggcggcggcggtgaCGCAGAAGATCCCTCCGTCCTCGGCGGCCGTCCTCGGCGCCGTGAAGACT GTCAACAACCCGGCCACGCGTCTGCTGAAGACAGCCGCCGCTCAGGTGGGCGGGGCTTCGGTAGTCCCCGCCCCCACGGCGCAGAGCCGGCCAATCATCACCGTGCATAAGTCCGGCTCACTGATGGTCTCCCAGCAACCGCAGGTGGTCACCACTGTGGTGGGCGGAGTCACGAAGACCATCACCATCGTCAACAGCCCCATTAGCCTGGGAGGAGGCGGGGCTTTG ATTGGTAACCTTGGCAACCTGGGGAAGATGGTGTCTGTGGTCCAAACCCGACCAGTCCAGAGCGCAGTGGTTACTGGTCAGGCTGGGAGCAGCCCAGTCACTCAGATCCTTCAG ACGAAGGGCGTACTTCCTGCGGGAACCATCCTGAAGCTGGTGAGCGCCGCGGACGGGAAGCAGACCGCCATCATCAGCACGACGCAGGCCGGCTCCAACAAACCCGCCATCATCAAGACCATCCCGCTGTCGGCTCTGCAGGGAGCAGCAG GTGGGAACAGTCCAATCACCATCCTGAGCTCCAAGGTGGGAACTCCAGGAACGGAGAAGTTGATCAACGCCGTCCCCAGGATGTCCGCGGGCCAGCAGGTCACACAG GTGGTGCTGAAAGGAGCCCCCGGGGTGGCCGGTACCATCCTCAGAACCGTACCAATGAGCGGAATCAGGCTGGTGTCTCCGGCCGCCGCTGGCACCAAGCTGGTTGTCAAGGGAACCACAG GCGTCTCCAGCCTGGGGACGGGAACAGGAAACGTCTCTGCCGCCTTGTTGGGAGGAGCCTCGCTGACCACACCCACCGCCTCATTGGCCAGCCAGGTTGCCACAGCAACCGCCTCCGGACCTAGACAG gTGACTCTGATCACGACACCCAGCGGCGCCGAGCCACAGCCGCTGGTCCAGGACCTGCCGGTCTCCTTCATGGCCTCCCCGACCTCAGAGGAACCTGGCAGCACCACAGGTACCACTACTACCACTAACGCTGAGGGAGACGCAGCCACAG CGGTGACTCTGGTCTGCTCCAACCCCCCCTGTGAGACCCATGAGACCGGAACCACCAACACCTTCACCACCGCTGGGGCCGGCGGAGTCCAACAG GTGTGCTCCAACCCCCCCTGTGAGACTCATGAGACCGGAACCACCAACACCGCCACCACCGCTACAG CTCAGCAGAGTGGAGACGGTCTCCATGGAGACGCCACAGATTCTGCCCCCTCGTCTGATGCTGCCATCAGTCAGAGTGCAGCGGTTACCACAGTAACGCATGCCACGCCCACACCGGGTCCGTCTGTCCCG GATCTCTCCTCATTGGTTGGTGCTGAGAGGGCGGAGTCCTCTGAAACcctcaccatggcaacaggagaagaggaggagccAGCAATGACAGACGGCCAATCAGAGGGCATGATGTCATCAGGAGTGTCGGAGCTGCAGGTTGAG ATGGCGTCCTCAGACGGAGGTCTTCCTCAGCAGCTGATGTCATCAGAGGGGGACGGAGGTGAGGAGATCTCCAGGACGATGACCTTCACGCTGACGACGGGACAGGTCCCAGACCAGATGGCTGTTGCCTTGGCGACCGAGGGAGCAGCCAGGACCGTCG GTGAATCAGGCGACCAGGCCATCCGTATCGTTCTGACACCACAGGAGCTGGCGGCGCTGGTCCAACAGCagcaggaaccagaaccagaacccagcagCGTGCCCACAG AGGGGCTCGCCCCAGCCGACAGCCTGAACGACCCGACCGCAGAGAGCCACGCCTCCCAGccggccgccgccgccgccgccgtcATCAGCGCCGTCGCCCGGCTGGCCAGCACATTCAGCCCCGCCCCTTTGGTGACGGACACCAAGACCACGGCTGTCGCTATGACGACGGAAACCACCAACGGCATCAGAGAGCCGCCTCCT GAACCGACCTCTCAAATGAAGTCGGCGCCGAAGGAGAACCCATGGTTTGACGTCGGCATCATGAAGGTCACCAACGCCGTTGTGACTCATTACTACGTTCCCTACGACGACGATGACGACGCGGTGGAG GATGACTCCGGGGCGGCGCCGGACTACAGCCAGATGAGGAGGGTGGAGCTTCAGCCGGGAACTGCCTACAAGTTCCGGGTGGCAGGGATCAACATCTGCGGCCGCGGCGCCTTCTCCGAGGTGGCGGCGTTCAAGACGTGCCTCCCCGGGTTTCCTGGAGCGCCGTGCGCCATCAAGATAAGCAAG AACCTGGGCGGGGCCCAGCTCACCTGGGAGCCACCCGCCGTCACCGCGGGGAGCATCACAGAGTATTCGGTGTACCTGGCCATCCAGTCCAGCCAGGCCAAGCCGCCCGGTTCTGGCCCagcccagctggccttcatgaGGGTGTACTGTGGTTCCAACCCGTGCTGCCTGGTTCAGGCCTCCACCCTGGCCAACGCGCACATCGACTACACCACCAAGCCAGCCGTCATCTTCCGCATCGCCGCCCGCAACCAGAAGGGCTACGGGCCGGCCACGCAGGTCCGATGGCTGCAAG AAACCAGTAAAGACTCCAAGCCGGCGCCGAAGAGAAGTGGAGCTTCTCAGGGAATGTAA
- the LOC102230815 gene encoding host cell factor 1 isoform X2, with the protein METLNETPAVLQPRWKRVLGWTGPVPRPRHGHRAVSIKELMVVFGGGNEGIVDELHVYNTATNQWFIPAVRGDIPPGCAAYGFVCDGTRLLVFGGMVEYGKYSNELYELQASRWEWKRLKAKPPKKGPPPCPRLGHSFSLIGSRCFLFGGLANDSEDPKNNIPRYLNDLYCLELRPGSTVVSWEIPPTSCPAPPPRESHTAVMASRGGVSRLIIYGGMNGCRLGDLWILDVDSLVWSQPALSGTPPLPRSLHSATVINHKMYVFGGWVPLIEDDVKMGTHEKEWKCTNNLACLNLETMCWETVLMDGDEENLPRARAGHCSVAINSRLYIWSGRDGYRKAWNNQVCCKDLWYLETECPVAPSRVQLVRANTSSLEVSWGPSKTADTYLLQLQRYDIPATPAAAAPATHAVPPPGSPSAAAILKMATAPGAAMATLSAGVRVSPPAQPGQTPISSSPQMSGMAALAAAAAVTQKIPPSSAAVLGAVKTVNNPATRLLKTAAAQVGGASVVPAPTAQSRPIITVHKSGSLMVSQQPQVVTTVVGGVTKTITIVNSPISLGGGGALIGNLGNLGKMVSVVQTRPVQSAVVTGQAGSSPVTQILQTKGVLPAGTILKLVSAADGKQTAIISTTQAGSNKPAIIKTIPLSALQGAAGGNSPITILSSKVGTPGTEKLINAVPRMSAGQQVTQVVLKGAPGVAGTILRTVPMSGIRLVSPAAAGTKLVVKGTTGVSSLGTGTGNVSAALLGGASLTTPTASLASQVATATASGPRQVTLITTPSGAEPQPLVQDLPVSFMASPTSEEPGSTTAVTLVCSNPPCETHETGTTNTFTTAGAGGVQQVCSNPPCETHETGTTNTATTATAQQSGDGLHGDATDSAPSSDAAISQSAAVTTVTHATPTPGPSVPDLSSLVGAERAESSETLTMATGEEEEPAMTDGQSEGMMSSGVSELQVEMASSDGGLPQQLMSSEGDGGEEISRTMTFTLTTGQVPDQMAVALATEGAARTVGESGDQAIRIVLTPQELAALVQQQQEPEPEPSSVPTEGLAPADSLNDPTAESHASQPAAAAAAVISAVARLASTFSPAPLVTDTKTTAVAMTTETTNGIREPPPEPTSQMKSAPKENPWFDVGIMKVTNAVVTHYYVPYDDDDDAVEDDSGAAPDYSQMRRVELQPGTAYKFRVAGINICGRGAFSEVAAFKTCLPGFPGAPCAIKISKNLGGAQLTWEPPAVTAGSITEYSVYLAIQSSQAKPPGSGPAQLAFMRVYCGSNPCCLVQASTLANAHIDYTTKPAVIFRIAARNQKGYGPATQVRWLQETSKDSKPAPKRSGASQGM; encoded by the exons ATGGAGACCCTCAATGAGACCCCCGCTGTGTTACAGCCCCGTTGGAAGCGGGTCCTAGGCTGGACCGGCCCGGTTCCGCGACCCCGGCACGGACACCGGGCCGTGTCCATCAAGGAGCTGATGGTTGTGTTCGGAGGGGGAAACGAGGGAATCGTGGACGAGCTCCACGTCTATAACACAG CCACCAACCAGTGGTTCATCCCGGCGGTGCGCGGCGACATCCCTCCTGGCTGCGCCGCCTACGGCTTCGTGTGCGACGGGACGCGGCTGCTGGTGTTCGGAGGGATGGTGGAGTACGGCAAGTACAGCAACGAGCTGTATGAGCTGCAG GCCAGCCGCTGGGAGTGGAAACGTCTGAAGGCCAAACCCCCGAAGAAAGGCCCGCCCCCCTGCCCGCGACTCGgacacagcttctctctgattGGCTCCCGCTGCTTCCTGTTCGGCGGCCTGGCCAATGACAGTGAGGATCCTAAGAACAACATTCCCAG GTACCTGAACGACCTGTACTGCCTGGAGCTGCGACCCGGTTCCACGGTGGTCAGCTGGGAGATCCCGCCCACTTCGTGCCCGGCGCCGCCGCCCAGGGAGAGTCACACAGCAGTGATGGCGAGCAGGGGCGGAGTCAGCCGACTCATCATCTATGGCGGGATGAACGGCTGCCGGCTGGGCGACCTGTGGATCCTGGACGTAG ACTCTCTGGTGTGGAGCCAACCAGCTCTCAGCGGGACGCCGCCCCTCCCCCGCAGCCTGCACTCTGCCACCGTCATCAACCACAA gatGTACGTGTTCGGAGGATGGGTCCCTCTCATCGAGGATGACGTCAAGATGGGGACCCATGAGAAGGAGTGGAAGTGCACCAACAACCTGGCCTGCCTCAACCTgg agacGATGTGCTGGGAGACGGTTCTGATGGACGGTGATGAGGAGAACCTTCCCAGAGCGCGGGCCGGCCACTGCAGCGTTGCCATCAACTCCCGCCTCTACATCTGGAGCGGCCGCGACGGATACCGCAAGGCCTGGAACAACCAGGTGTGCTGCAAGGACCTGTGGTACCTGGAGACAG AGTGTCCTGTGGCGCCGTCCCGGGTCCAGCTGGTCCGGGCCAACACCTCGTCCCTGGAGGTGAGCTGGGGTCCGTCCAAAACCGCCGACACctacctgctgcagctgcagaggtACGACATCCCCGCCACACCCGCTGCCGCAGCACCCGCCACCCATGCTGTCCCGCCGCCTGGAAGCCCGTCAGCTGCAG cgATCCTGAAGATGGCGACGGCGCCCGGTGCAGCCATGGCGACGCTTTCTGCAGGTGTTCGCGTGTCGCCGCCTGCCCAGCCCGGTCAGACG ccaatcagcagcagcccCCAGATGAGCGGCATGGCGGCcctggcggcggcggcggcggtgaCGCAGAAGATCCCTCCGTCCTCGGCGGCCGTCCTCGGCGCCGTGAAGACT GTCAACAACCCGGCCACGCGTCTGCTGAAGACAGCCGCCGCTCAGGTGGGCGGGGCTTCGGTAGTCCCCGCCCCCACGGCGCAGAGCCGGCCAATCATCACCGTGCATAAGTCCGGCTCACTGATGGTCTCCCAGCAACCGCAGGTGGTCACCACTGTGGTGGGCGGAGTCACGAAGACCATCACCATCGTCAACAGCCCCATTAGCCTGGGAGGAGGCGGGGCTTTG ATTGGTAACCTTGGCAACCTGGGGAAGATGGTGTCTGTGGTCCAAACCCGACCAGTCCAGAGCGCAGTGGTTACTGGTCAGGCTGGGAGCAGCCCAGTCACTCAGATCCTTCAG ACGAAGGGCGTACTTCCTGCGGGAACCATCCTGAAGCTGGTGAGCGCCGCGGACGGGAAGCAGACCGCCATCATCAGCACGACGCAGGCCGGCTCCAACAAACCCGCCATCATCAAGACCATCCCGCTGTCGGCTCTGCAGGGAGCAGCAG GTGGGAACAGTCCAATCACCATCCTGAGCTCCAAGGTGGGAACTCCAGGAACGGAGAAGTTGATCAACGCCGTCCCCAGGATGTCCGCGGGCCAGCAGGTCACACAG GTGGTGCTGAAAGGAGCCCCCGGGGTGGCCGGTACCATCCTCAGAACCGTACCAATGAGCGGAATCAGGCTGGTGTCTCCGGCCGCCGCTGGCACCAAGCTGGTTGTCAAGGGAACCACAG GCGTCTCCAGCCTGGGGACGGGAACAGGAAACGTCTCTGCCGCCTTGTTGGGAGGAGCCTCGCTGACCACACCCACCGCCTCATTGGCCAGCCAGGTTGCCACAGCAACCGCCTCCGGACCTAGACAG gTGACTCTGATCACGACACCCAGCGGCGCCGAGCCACAGCCGCTGGTCCAGGACCTGCCGGTCTCCTTCATGGCCTCCCCGACCTCAGAGGAACCTGGCAGCACCACAG CGGTGACTCTGGTCTGCTCCAACCCCCCCTGTGAGACCCATGAGACCGGAACCACCAACACCTTCACCACCGCTGGGGCCGGCGGAGTCCAACAG GTGTGCTCCAACCCCCCCTGTGAGACTCATGAGACCGGAACCACCAACACCGCCACCACCGCTACAG CTCAGCAGAGTGGAGACGGTCTCCATGGAGACGCCACAGATTCTGCCCCCTCGTCTGATGCTGCCATCAGTCAGAGTGCAGCGGTTACCACAGTAACGCATGCCACGCCCACACCGGGTCCGTCTGTCCCG GATCTCTCCTCATTGGTTGGTGCTGAGAGGGCGGAGTCCTCTGAAACcctcaccatggcaacaggagaagaggaggagccAGCAATGACAGACGGCCAATCAGAGGGCATGATGTCATCAGGAGTGTCGGAGCTGCAGGTTGAG ATGGCGTCCTCAGACGGAGGTCTTCCTCAGCAGCTGATGTCATCAGAGGGGGACGGAGGTGAGGAGATCTCCAGGACGATGACCTTCACGCTGACGACGGGACAGGTCCCAGACCAGATGGCTGTTGCCTTGGCGACCGAGGGAGCAGCCAGGACCGTCG GTGAATCAGGCGACCAGGCCATCCGTATCGTTCTGACACCACAGGAGCTGGCGGCGCTGGTCCAACAGCagcaggaaccagaaccagaacccagcagCGTGCCCACAG AGGGGCTCGCCCCAGCCGACAGCCTGAACGACCCGACCGCAGAGAGCCACGCCTCCCAGccggccgccgccgccgccgccgtcATCAGCGCCGTCGCCCGGCTGGCCAGCACATTCAGCCCCGCCCCTTTGGTGACGGACACCAAGACCACGGCTGTCGCTATGACGACGGAAACCACCAACGGCATCAGAGAGCCGCCTCCT GAACCGACCTCTCAAATGAAGTCGGCGCCGAAGGAGAACCCATGGTTTGACGTCGGCATCATGAAGGTCACCAACGCCGTTGTGACTCATTACTACGTTCCCTACGACGACGATGACGACGCGGTGGAG GATGACTCCGGGGCGGCGCCGGACTACAGCCAGATGAGGAGGGTGGAGCTTCAGCCGGGAACTGCCTACAAGTTCCGGGTGGCAGGGATCAACATCTGCGGCCGCGGCGCCTTCTCCGAGGTGGCGGCGTTCAAGACGTGCCTCCCCGGGTTTCCTGGAGCGCCGTGCGCCATCAAGATAAGCAAG AACCTGGGCGGGGCCCAGCTCACCTGGGAGCCACCCGCCGTCACCGCGGGGAGCATCACAGAGTATTCGGTGTACCTGGCCATCCAGTCCAGCCAGGCCAAGCCGCCCGGTTCTGGCCCagcccagctggccttcatgaGGGTGTACTGTGGTTCCAACCCGTGCTGCCTGGTTCAGGCCTCCACCCTGGCCAACGCGCACATCGACTACACCACCAAGCCAGCCGTCATCTTCCGCATCGCCGCCCGCAACCAGAAGGGCTACGGGCCGGCCACGCAGGTCCGATGGCTGCAAG AAACCAGTAAAGACTCCAAGCCGGCGCCGAAGAGAAGTGGAGCTTCTCAGGGAATGTAA